A DNA window from Acidobacteriota bacterium contains the following coding sequences:
- a CDS encoding transposase, which yields GAIPAELAPILERLSLDAAEWLASVQGYERRFRRVVGCAGRLAELARAAGLKWFQGVAACRKLFLPART from the coding sequence CGGGGGCGATCCCGGCGGAGCTGGCGCCGATCCTGGAGCGGCTGTCGCTGGACGCGGCGGAGTGGCTAGCGTCGGTGCAGGGCTACGAGCGCCGCTTCCGCCGGGTGGTGGGCTGCGCCGGCCGCCTCGCGGAGCTGGCCCGCGCCGCCGGCCTCAAGTGGTTCCAGGGCGTCGCCGCCTGCCGCAAGCTCTTCCTCCCCGCCCGGACGTAG